The proteins below are encoded in one region of Thioalkalivibrio sp. K90mix:
- a CDS encoding heterodisulfide reductase-related iron-sulfur binding cluster: MSEQTPGNHNQNGEGAGAGTMKPGYHNTDGQGIAGHGSFFQATDLSKEDAIKATDWVRKHVDRRTVDLGDRMDDVREHMYELEKDGQIIIHRIEDQHEPMSVKTLFGWDKKVPTKQLWHHKSCGQCGNIPGYPTSLLWFMNKFGFEPGKDYLDETDQTSCTAWNYHGSGIGNVESLAAVFLRNFHQAYVSGKQHGHELGHFYPLVHCGTSFGNYKEIRKYLVESAELREKVTKILGKLGRLVDGKLVIPEEVIHYSEWVHVMRNRIASELQTIDVSNIRTTAHVACHYYKMVHEDAVYDPSVLGGNRTAIITSTAQALGAQVIDYSTWYDCCGFGFRHIISEREFTRSFTMDRKIRVAREEANADVMLANDTGCVTTMDKNQWIGKAHNQNFQIPIMAEVQFAALACGADPFKIVQLQWHASPCEDLVEKMGISWDEAKKTFQEYLKEVEAGNIEYLYNPELAYGGKV; the protein is encoded by the coding sequence ATGAGTGAACAGACCCCAGGCAATCACAACCAGAACGGCGAAGGTGCCGGTGCCGGCACCATGAAGCCCGGCTACCACAATACCGACGGTCAGGGCATCGCCGGTCACGGTTCCTTCTTCCAGGCGACCGACCTGTCCAAGGAAGACGCGATCAAGGCGACCGACTGGGTGCGCAAGCACGTCGACCGCCGTACGGTCGACCTTGGTGACCGTATGGACGACGTCCGCGAGCACATGTACGAGCTCGAAAAAGACGGTCAGATCATCATCCACCGCATCGAGGACCAGCACGAGCCGATGTCGGTGAAAACCCTGTTCGGCTGGGACAAGAAGGTCCCGACCAAGCAGCTCTGGCACCACAAGTCCTGTGGCCAGTGCGGGAACATCCCGGGCTACCCGACCTCGCTGCTGTGGTTCATGAACAAGTTCGGCTTCGAGCCGGGCAAGGACTACCTCGACGAGACCGACCAGACCTCCTGCACCGCGTGGAACTACCACGGTTCCGGTATCGGGAACGTCGAGTCGCTGGCCGCGGTGTTCCTGCGCAACTTCCACCAGGCCTACGTCTCCGGCAAGCAGCACGGCCATGAGCTGGGTCACTTCTACCCGCTGGTCCATTGCGGCACCTCCTTCGGGAACTACAAGGAGATCCGCAAGTATCTGGTCGAGTCCGCCGAGCTGCGCGAGAAGGTCACCAAGATCCTCGGCAAGCTGGGTCGCCTGGTCGACGGCAAGCTGGTCATCCCGGAAGAGGTCATCCACTACTCCGAGTGGGTGCACGTGATGCGCAACCGCATCGCCTCCGAGCTGCAGACCATCGACGTCTCCAATATCCGTACCACTGCCCACGTGGCCTGCCATTACTACAAGATGGTGCACGAGGACGCGGTGTACGACCCGTCCGTGCTGGGTGGCAACCGTACCGCGATCATCACCTCCACCGCCCAGGCCCTGGGTGCGCAGGTGATCGACTACTCCACGTGGTACGACTGCTGCGGCTTCGGCTTCCGCCACATCATCTCCGAGCGCGAGTTCACCCGCTCGTTCACGATGGATCGCAAGATCCGCGTGGCCCGCGAGGAAGCCAACGCCGACGTGATGCTGGCCAACGACACCGGCTGCGTCACGACCATGGACAAGAACCAGTGGATCGGTAAGGCCCACAACCAGAACTTCCAGATTCCGATCATGGCGGAAGTCCAGTTCGCGGCCCTGGCCTGCGGCGCGGATCCGTTCAAGATCGTCCAGCTGCAGTGGCACGCATCGCCCTGCGAAGACCTGGTCGAGAAGATGGGGATCTCCTGGGACGAGGCCAAGAAGACCTTCCAGGAATACCTGAAGGAAGTCGAGGCCGGCAATATCGAATACCTCTACAATCCTGAGCTCGCTTACGGGGGCAAAGTCTGA
- a CDS encoding rhodanese-like domain-containing protein translates to MYGFSEITADELEQWRTEGKAFRLVDVRSPGETSRGVIPGAELVPLTVLPLRKDEFLGGDIPLVLYCQSGARSAQACAFLAQQGLETANSLRGGIVGWAQAGKSVVTPD, encoded by the coding sequence ATGTACGGATTCTCGGAGATCACCGCCGACGAGCTCGAACAGTGGCGAACGGAAGGCAAGGCCTTTCGGCTTGTCGATGTACGCTCCCCCGGCGAGACGTCCCGCGGCGTCATTCCCGGTGCAGAGCTGGTGCCGCTGACGGTCCTGCCATTGCGCAAGGACGAGTTCCTGGGAGGCGATATACCGCTGGTCTTGTATTGCCAGAGTGGCGCGCGTTCCGCCCAGGCCTGCGCGTTCCTTGCGCAACAAGGGCTGGAGACCGCGAACAGCCTGCGCGGCGGTATCGTGGGCTGGGCTCAGGCCGGCAAATCGGTCGTCACCCCGGATTAG
- a CDS encoding FAD-dependent oxidoreductase, with the protein MGGGPAGLAAAANVTSAGFKAVMVEKEDVLGGAPILSGYAKLVPSGEWAKDAIGRMVKRVEDDSNSTVHKGAKVEKLEGEAGNFTATLTNGESVQAGAVVLATGFTHFDSINKPEWGFGTYEDVLTTTQMEQMVASGKIACPSDGRVPERVCILLCVGSRDRQIGREWCSKICCTVSANLAMEIKELSPETDVFIYYMDIRTFGLYEDKFYWKSQEEFKTKFVKARIAEVTASGDGRLLVKGEDTLVKRPIVIPFDIVVHAIGMDPNADNPEISQVFGVGLEKHGFIEKAEQYTNTCGTTRKGIYSCGAAYGPETIDDSIAQGAAAGGRAVADLHALVSKAG; encoded by the coding sequence GTGGGTGGGGGCCCGGCTGGGCTGGCCGCCGCCGCGAATGTCACCTCGGCCGGTTTCAAGGCCGTGATGGTCGAGAAGGAAGACGTCCTGGGTGGCGCCCCGATCCTGTCGGGTTACGCCAAGCTGGTCCCCTCCGGCGAGTGGGCAAAGGACGCCATTGGCCGCATGGTCAAGCGCGTAGAAGACGATTCCAACTCGACGGTGCACAAGGGTGCGAAGGTCGAGAAGCTGGAAGGCGAGGCCGGTAACTTCACTGCCACGCTGACCAACGGCGAATCCGTCCAGGCCGGTGCCGTCGTGCTGGCCACGGGCTTCACCCATTTCGATTCCATCAACAAGCCGGAGTGGGGCTTTGGTACGTACGAAGACGTGCTGACCACCACCCAGATGGAACAGATGGTCGCCTCTGGCAAGATCGCCTGCCCGTCCGACGGCCGCGTGCCGGAACGGGTCTGCATCCTGCTGTGCGTGGGTTCGCGTGATCGCCAGATCGGTCGTGAGTGGTGCTCCAAGATCTGCTGCACCGTCTCCGCCAACCTGGCCATGGAGATCAAGGAACTGTCGCCGGAAACGGATGTGTTCATCTACTACATGGACATCCGTACCTTCGGCCTGTACGAAGACAAGTTCTACTGGAAGTCCCAGGAAGAGTTCAAAACCAAGTTCGTCAAGGCCCGTATCGCGGAAGTGACGGCCTCCGGCGATGGTCGTCTGCTGGTCAAGGGTGAGGACACCCTGGTCAAGCGCCCGATCGTGATCCCGTTCGATATCGTCGTGCACGCCATCGGCATGGATCCGAACGCCGACAACCCGGAAATCTCCCAGGTCTTCGGTGTCGGCCTCGAGAAGCACGGCTTCATTGAGAAGGCCGAGCAGTACACCAACACCTGTGGCACCACCCGCAAGGGCATCTACTCCTGCGGTGCGGCCTATGGCCCCGAGACGATCGATGACTCGATCGCGCAGGGTGCCGCTGCCGGTGGCCGCGCGGTTGCGGACCTGCATGCGCTGGTTTCGAAAGCCGGCTGA
- a CDS encoding radical SAM protein, whose protein sequence is MTTWNEVIQRVEPLEDIAVDAALVNDLQHSVQRGSDPGSVHFYTPTFKSYQSSELADCGKSAWPAMSITGGDCKLACDHCKAKILDPMIPVRTPEDLWAQVNNVIESGAQGMLLTGGSNHRNEVEYDPYYSTIRRIKDEFPEFRIALHTALVDDNIATSMEQAGIDAAMMDVIGAQDTITQVYHLRRSVEDFEQTLESLVNTNMKVVPHIVIGLHYGKLLGEWNALEMLARHLPDAVVLVVVMPFYAPASRPFETPDVHAVGRFFHDARERLGDTPLLLGCARPPGEAKSQIDSYAVMAGLSGIAHPAEGVVELAARLGKKVRVTPACCSIAVGDEVMADGTAVESGVEIDLDTIVAEEARRREQERKARQGLGGIRIVTEGNVAAGGGCHV, encoded by the coding sequence ATGACGACCTGGAACGAGGTGATCCAGCGGGTGGAACCCCTGGAAGACATCGCTGTCGATGCGGCGTTGGTGAATGACCTTCAGCACAGCGTTCAGCGGGGCTCCGATCCAGGATCGGTGCATTTCTATACCCCGACGTTCAAGTCGTACCAGTCCAGCGAACTGGCGGACTGCGGCAAGAGCGCCTGGCCGGCGATGTCGATCACCGGTGGCGACTGCAAACTCGCCTGTGACCATTGCAAGGCGAAGATCCTGGACCCGATGATCCCGGTGCGTACGCCGGAGGACCTCTGGGCTCAGGTGAACAACGTGATCGAGTCCGGTGCCCAGGGCATGCTCCTGACCGGTGGCTCGAACCACCGTAACGAGGTTGAGTACGACCCGTACTACTCCACGATTCGTCGCATCAAGGACGAATTCCCCGAATTTCGCATTGCGCTGCACACGGCGCTGGTCGATGACAACATCGCGACGTCGATGGAGCAGGCCGGCATCGACGCAGCGATGATGGACGTGATCGGTGCCCAGGACACGATCACGCAGGTCTACCATCTGCGCCGCAGCGTGGAGGACTTCGAGCAGACCCTCGAGAGCCTGGTGAACACCAATATGAAGGTGGTCCCGCACATCGTGATCGGACTGCACTACGGCAAGCTGCTGGGTGAGTGGAACGCGCTGGAGATGCTTGCGCGCCACCTGCCCGATGCCGTGGTGCTGGTGGTCGTGATGCCGTTTTACGCCCCGGCCAGTCGCCCCTTCGAGACCCCGGACGTGCATGCGGTCGGGCGCTTCTTCCACGACGCCCGCGAGCGCCTGGGTGATACCCCGCTGCTGCTCGGTTGCGCGCGTCCACCGGGCGAGGCCAAGAGCCAGATCGACAGCTATGCGGTGATGGCCGGCCTGTCCGGGATTGCGCACCCGGCGGAGGGCGTGGTCGAACTCGCCGCGCGCCTGGGCAAGAAGGTCCGCGTGACACCGGCCTGTTGCTCGATCGCGGTGGGCGACGAGGTGATGGCGGACGGTACGGCGGTCGAGAGCGGTGTCGAGATCGACCTGGATACGATCGTGGCCGAGGAGGCCCGGCGTCGCGAGCAGGAACGCAAGGCGCGCCAGGGCCTGGGTGGCATCCGCATCGTGACCGAGGGCAATGTCGCAGCCGGAGGCGGCTGCCATGTCTGA
- a CDS encoding 4Fe-4S dicluster domain-containing protein translates to MAIHEKALIEDERLQQHDELVVDGVDVSGHWNTMIAPRTVRDYDDDFEAKIQSFAGGEYVHRCWQCGSCTNSCTMYAQNVQFNPRYWIYLTRLGMKEELVKDQDIIWQCVSCNKCTNICPKDVKPEGVMKALAHWMEVEGITEKSPSTIFDEEFADQIYKTGRIEDGKVAQNFFKKTGQPLLQEWLKVFIFRMMKHLPVKHLMRMGINTVHTPRTKSWGKTGDVLKNYVREQKEAAHG, encoded by the coding sequence ATGGCAATACATGAAAAGGCACTGATCGAGGACGAACGACTGCAGCAGCACGACGAGCTGGTGGTCGACGGGGTGGATGTGTCCGGTCACTGGAACACCATGATCGCCCCGCGCACGGTCCGCGACTACGACGACGATTTCGAAGCGAAGATTCAGAGCTTTGCGGGTGGCGAGTACGTGCACCGCTGCTGGCAGTGCGGGTCCTGCACCAACTCCTGCACCATGTACGCGCAGAACGTGCAGTTCAATCCGCGCTACTGGATCTACCTGACCCGGCTCGGCATGAAGGAAGAGCTGGTCAAGGACCAGGACATCATCTGGCAGTGCGTCTCGTGCAACAAGTGCACCAACATCTGTCCGAAGGACGTGAAGCCGGAAGGCGTGATGAAGGCACTGGCGCACTGGATGGAAGTGGAAGGGATTACCGAGAAGTCCCCGTCCACCATCTTCGATGAAGAGTTCGCCGACCAGATCTACAAAACCGGCCGTATCGAAGACGGCAAGGTCGCACAGAACTTTTTCAAGAAGACCGGCCAGCCGCTGCTGCAGGAGTGGCTGAAGGTGTTCATCTTCCGCATGATGAAGCACCTGCCGGTGAAGCACCTGATGCGGATGGGCATCAACACCGTACATACGCCGCGCACCAAGTCCTGGGGCAAGACCGGGGACGTGCTGAAGAACTACGTGCGCGAACAGAAGGAGGCCGCTCATGGCTAA
- a CDS encoding glycine cleavage system protein H, which produces MDCNGCEFHPELFYDDEFQIWLRREDDDTLTVGMTDLSQTIAGKIIHVRVRRPGTRRPPGKPVATIESGKWAGPIPNFIDCKIVEGNEEVLENPVLLNSDPYNAWIARVEATDGVDAALEQFLTGDKAEEGYCKRAKDEDIECQRKLR; this is translated from the coding sequence ATGGACTGCAACGGTTGCGAGTTTCATCCCGAACTGTTCTACGACGACGAGTTTCAGATCTGGCTGCGCCGCGAGGATGACGACACCCTGACCGTGGGGATGACCGACCTTTCGCAGACTATCGCGGGAAAGATCATTCACGTACGAGTGCGTCGCCCGGGTACCCGTCGTCCGCCCGGGAAGCCGGTCGCCACGATCGAGAGCGGGAAATGGGCCGGACCGATCCCGAACTTCATCGACTGCAAGATCGTGGAGGGCAACGAGGAAGTGCTGGAAAACCCGGTGCTGCTGAACTCGGATCCCTATAATGCATGGATTGCGCGCGTCGAAGCCACCGACGGTGTCGACGCGGCGCTGGAGCAGTTTCTGACCGGCGACAAGGCTGAAGAAGGCTACTGCAAGCGCGCCAAAGATGAAGACATCGAGTGTCAGCGCAAGCTGCGATAG
- a CDS encoding glycine cleavage system protein H, with amino-acid sequence MGAVRGCDIPEDLMYNVENNVWVRKESDGTATVGLTSYACSLAGTIVSYTPKKVGKTVKKDKSCTTVESGKWVGPAKTPVTGEVTETNDKVAANPGLINEDPYGEGWLIKLKPEDWDGEVGDLKTGSDALAAFEAKMEADGFGGC; translated from the coding sequence ATGGGCGCAGTACGGGGTTGTGATATTCCGGAAGATCTGATGTACAACGTTGAAAACAACGTGTGGGTGCGCAAGGAAAGCGACGGCACCGCGACCGTGGGCCTGACCTCCTACGCGTGCTCGCTGGCCGGCACCATCGTGTCCTACACCCCCAAGAAAGTCGGCAAGACCGTCAAGAAGGACAAGTCCTGCACCACCGTCGAATCCGGCAAGTGGGTGGGTCCGGCGAAGACCCCGGTGACCGGTGAAGTGACCGAAACCAACGACAAGGTCGCGGCCAACCCGGGTCTGATCAACGAAGACCCCTACGGTGAAGGCTGGCTGATCAAGCTGAAGCCGGAAGACTGGGACGGCGAAGTTGGCGACCTGAAGACCGGCTCCGACGCCCTGGCGGCGTTCGAGGCCAAGATGGAAGCGGACGGTTTCGGCGGCTGCTAA
- a CDS encoding M48 family metalloprotease has translation MKTRLLTLLSTLLLVLTLGAPTVSASGTALPDLGEASGGVLTPAEERELGRSLLREIRRSLPLVTDPEVSFYVDSLGRQLLANAPDADGPFYFLTIDNGQVNAFAMPGGIIGVHSGLILEVRDEAELAAVMAHEIAHVTQRHLARMFARGREVNFTTGLAILAGVLASMADPTLGSAIITGGVAGGIQQQINFTRANEAEADRAGMRILASADFDPNAMADFFERLQELSRGVGDAVPEYLRTHPVTLDRITDARNRAAGMPAVDTRNRGPEFQWMQARTRALKDPRRAIEIHRGASDPAPHQIYGAMVAHLERGELDRAAERLEEIPVEEAPGMTLELARGALERERGNHEAALEILNDLDAVYPGHPVIREVLARAHRDLDNPDRAIRIVNEMIRNERAPNPELLRLKADIADGAGYIAISREAMAEYFFHRAQYEESVRQFEAAIDARDASERDIQRIEDKRDTAKETARQAREQRR, from the coding sequence ATGAAGACACGGCTTCTCACGCTACTTTCAACCCTGCTCCTGGTACTCACGCTGGGGGCGCCAACGGTTTCGGCCTCCGGGACCGCCCTGCCCGACCTGGGCGAGGCCTCGGGTGGCGTACTGACCCCTGCGGAAGAGCGCGAGCTCGGTCGCTCCCTGCTTCGAGAGATCCGGCGGTCCCTGCCACTGGTCACCGACCCGGAGGTCTCCTTTTATGTCGACTCCCTCGGTCGGCAGCTGCTCGCCAACGCCCCCGACGCGGATGGCCCGTTCTATTTCCTGACCATCGACAACGGCCAGGTCAACGCCTTTGCGATGCCCGGCGGCATCATCGGGGTACACTCGGGATTGATACTCGAGGTCCGCGACGAGGCCGAACTGGCCGCCGTCATGGCCCACGAAATCGCGCACGTCACCCAACGCCACCTGGCCCGGATGTTCGCGCGCGGGCGCGAGGTCAACTTCACCACCGGGCTCGCCATTCTCGCCGGGGTCCTGGCATCGATGGCGGATCCCACCCTGGGCTCGGCCATCATCACGGGCGGTGTCGCGGGCGGCATCCAGCAGCAGATCAACTTTACCCGCGCCAACGAGGCCGAAGCCGACCGCGCCGGCATGCGTATCCTGGCCAGCGCGGACTTTGACCCGAATGCGATGGCGGATTTTTTCGAACGTCTGCAGGAGCTCTCGCGCGGCGTTGGCGACGCGGTACCCGAGTATTTGCGCACCCACCCGGTCACGCTCGACCGCATCACCGACGCCCGCAATCGCGCGGCCGGCATGCCGGCGGTGGATACGCGCAACCGGGGCCCCGAGTTCCAGTGGATGCAGGCCCGCACCCGGGCCCTGAAGGATCCGCGCCGTGCGATCGAGATCCATCGCGGGGCCTCGGACCCAGCGCCGCACCAGATCTACGGCGCCATGGTCGCACACCTGGAGCGCGGCGAACTGGACCGCGCCGCCGAGCGGCTGGAGGAAATCCCGGTCGAGGAGGCCCCCGGGATGACGCTGGAACTTGCGCGCGGCGCACTGGAGCGGGAACGTGGCAACCACGAAGCGGCCCTCGAGATCCTGAATGACCTGGACGCGGTCTACCCCGGACACCCGGTCATCCGCGAAGTGCTGGCCCGTGCGCACCGCGATCTCGACAACCCCGACCGCGCCATCCGCATCGTGAACGAAATGATCCGCAATGAACGCGCACCCAACCCCGAGTTGCTGCGACTGAAGGCAGACATCGCGGACGGGGCCGGCTATATTGCGATCAGCCGCGAGGCCATGGCGGAGTATTTTTTCCACCGCGCGCAGTACGAAGAATCGGTACGCCAGTTCGAGGCCGCCATCGACGCACGCGATGCCAGCGAACGCGATATCCAGCGGATCGAAGACAAGCGAGACACGGCCAAGGAAACCGCGCGGCAGGCGCGCGAACAGCGTCGCTAG
- a CDS encoding 4Fe-4S dicluster domain-containing protein — translation MQQIFDDIRGDFRYDHELNGCLNCGICTATCPSAQFYDYSPREIVQLLWTENVEQIYDAMQEKIWACAQCMTCAARCPFKNSPGGLVAIMREVAIKHEMQSAKDVLRPFGRVMLKLITTGNQLSPDMIQPDHFPDWGPNIQKVEGDLRILRKAIPVKTLQTVETAWEVSLKTSVEMYTIWEMTGVLKSLELMDENLFDVIEDFIDEKREDYEDWLEEQEEEDDE, via the coding sequence ATGCAGCAAATCTTCGACGACATCCGCGGAGATTTTCGCTACGACCACGAACTCAACGGCTGTCTGAACTGCGGCATCTGCACGGCAACGTGCCCCTCTGCTCAGTTCTACGACTACTCCCCGCGCGAGATCGTCCAGCTGCTGTGGACCGAAAACGTCGAGCAGATCTACGACGCGATGCAGGAAAAGATCTGGGCCTGCGCTCAGTGCATGACCTGTGCCGCTCGCTGCCCGTTCAAGAATTCCCCTGGTGGCCTGGTCGCGATCATGCGCGAAGTGGCCATCAAGCACGAAATGCAATCCGCGAAGGACGTGCTCCGCCCGTTCGGTCGCGTGATGCTGAAGCTGATCACCACGGGTAACCAGCTGTCGCCCGACATGATCCAGCCCGACCACTTCCCCGACTGGGGCCCGAACATCCAGAAGGTGGAAGGTGACCTGCGCATCCTGCGCAAGGCGATTCCGGTGAAGACGCTGCAGACGGTCGAGACCGCCTGGGAAGTGTCCCTGAAGACCTCGGTCGAGATGTACACCATCTGGGAAATGACCGGGGTGCTCAAGTCCCTCGAGCTGATGGACGAGAACCTCTTCGACGTGATCGAAGACTTCATCGACGAGAAGCGCGAGGACTACGAAGACTGGCTCGAGGAGCAGGAAGAGGAAGACGACGAGTAA
- a CDS encoding biotin/lipoate A/B protein ligase family protein produces MSERDQKTLRVLDTGLRPAAENMAFNRALLECHQEGVSPHTLRFLQFEPCALVGFHQNVDQEINTEYCKEHGIAIQRRITGGGAIYFDSTQLGWELYLDKRFLGTADMGQIAARICNAAAAGIRTLGVDAQFRPRNDIEVEGRKISGTGGAFDGDSIMYQGTLLIEFDVEDMLRILRIPAEKLSNKAIESARDRVVNLATLLGERPNLDHVKDAIAEAFAEEFAVELAPSDLLPEEQKSFEQALAEIDTEEWVYQRNRPATDAPMFESIFKSDGGLMRVGVALDPERKRLKQLWLTGDIFVKPARTIADLEAALRDTPQAEMEERVRAFFAERDVEMLQLTVDDVIAAIQSALAMAETEESAG; encoded by the coding sequence ATGTCTGAACGCGATCAGAAGACGCTGCGCGTCCTGGACACCGGGCTGCGGCCGGCGGCGGAGAACATGGCCTTCAACCGGGCCCTGCTCGAGTGCCACCAGGAAGGCGTATCGCCGCACACCCTGCGTTTCCTGCAGTTCGAGCCCTGCGCGCTGGTGGGCTTTCACCAGAACGTGGACCAGGAGATCAACACCGAGTACTGCAAGGAACACGGTATCGCGATTCAGCGCCGGATTACCGGCGGCGGCGCGATCTACTTTGATTCCACCCAGCTCGGCTGGGAGCTGTACCTCGACAAGCGCTTCCTCGGTACGGCCGACATGGGGCAGATCGCCGCGCGCATCTGCAATGCCGCGGCCGCCGGGATTCGCACGCTGGGCGTCGACGCGCAGTTCCGCCCGCGCAACGACATCGAGGTCGAAGGCCGCAAGATCTCCGGCACGGGTGGCGCATTCGACGGCGACTCGATCATGTATCAGGGCACGCTGCTGATCGAGTTCGATGTCGAGGACATGTTGCGCATTCTGCGGATTCCGGCCGAGAAGCTCTCCAACAAGGCGATCGAGTCGGCCCGCGATCGCGTGGTCAACCTGGCGACCCTGCTGGGCGAACGACCCAATCTGGACCATGTGAAGGATGCGATTGCCGAGGCCTTCGCGGAAGAGTTTGCGGTCGAGCTGGCCCCATCGGATCTGCTGCCCGAGGAGCAGAAGTCCTTCGAACAGGCCCTGGCCGAGATCGACACCGAAGAATGGGTGTACCAGCGCAACCGCCCGGCCACCGATGCCCCGATGTTCGAAAGCATCTTCAAGTCTGACGGCGGTCTGATGCGCGTCGGTGTGGCCCTGGACCCGGAGCGCAAGCGTCTGAAGCAGCTCTGGCTGACGGGCGACATCTTCGTGAAGCCTGCGCGTACCATCGCCGATCTGGAAGCGGCCCTGCGCGACACGCCGCAGGCCGAGATGGAAGAGCGCGTGCGGGCTTTCTTTGCCGAACGCGACGTCGAGATGCTGCAGTTGACGGTCGATGACGTGATCGCGGCGATTCAGTCGGCTCTGGCCATGGCCGAGACCGAGGAATCAGCGGGATGA
- a CDS encoding DsrE family protein: MAELGNDYYLDNDEQTVVIIMTSGPSTPHRCATPFYLGAVMASMDVDVYIFFTMEGVRLMEKGVADDLRAMEDGKLIKDFIQDAKRAGVRLHVCQPALPGYRIDASSDLIDEVDEVNRASELADLILRSDKTITF, translated from the coding sequence ATGGCTGAACTGGGCAACGATTACTATCTGGACAACGACGAGCAGACGGTCGTGATCATCATGACCTCGGGTCCGTCGACGCCGCATCGTTGTGCGACGCCGTTCTATCTTGGGGCGGTGATGGCCTCGATGGATGTAGACGTCTATATCTTCTTCACCATGGAGGGCGTTCGCCTGATGGAGAAGGGGGTAGCCGACGACCTGCGAGCCATGGAAGATGGCAAGCTGATCAAGGATTTTATCCAGGACGCAAAACGCGCAGGCGTGCGCCTGCACGTTTGCCAGCCCGCTTTGCCGGGGTATAGAATCGACGCGTCTTCGGATCTCATCGACGAGGTCGATGAAGTGAATCGGGCGAGCGAGCTGGCGGACCTGATTCTGCGTAGCGATAAAACGATAACGTTTTAA
- a CDS encoding CoB--CoM heterodisulfide reductase iron-sulfur subunit B family protein, giving the protein MAKVAYYPGCALEGSGGPYDRSTRVLVKALGLEMENLRDYNCCGAMEVKNVHPMLQTYLSARNMAIASEQMGMDTVMAPCNGCYHNLKKAEYETATSQDAMDTVQDLARKSDDPVYTGDVRTLHLLEWLMEELGPEGIKQKMTKSLNGIKIANYYGCMYTRPRQIFPEKDNGPGSDSSYQPHFMDDLLGAAGAVNVDFPLKTSCCGGAHTLSDSDTSTQLVLNLLQSAEDSGAEVIATECPTCHSGLEMHQVRAETEFGIKTDVKVLYFTQLLGLAMGLSPRKLGIHENVSDSIGLLKEKGVI; this is encoded by the coding sequence ATGGCTAAGGTTGCTTACTATCCGGGCTGCGCGCTCGAGGGCTCCGGTGGGCCGTACGACCGCTCCACCCGCGTGCTGGTGAAGGCGCTTGGGCTCGAGATGGAAAACCTGCGCGACTACAACTGCTGCGGCGCGATGGAAGTGAAGAACGTCCACCCGATGCTGCAGACCTACCTGTCCGCGCGGAACATGGCCATTGCCTCCGAGCAGATGGGCATGGACACTGTGATGGCGCCGTGCAACGGCTGTTACCACAACCTGAAGAAGGCCGAGTACGAGACCGCGACCTCCCAGGATGCCATGGACACCGTCCAGGATCTGGCGCGCAAGTCCGACGACCCGGTCTACACCGGTGACGTCCGCACCCTGCATCTGCTCGAGTGGCTGATGGAAGAGCTGGGGCCCGAGGGCATCAAGCAGAAGATGACCAAGAGCCTGAACGGCATCAAGATCGCCAACTACTACGGCTGCATGTACACCCGTCCCCGCCAGATCTTTCCCGAGAAGGACAACGGCCCGGGTTCGGATTCCAGCTATCAGCCGCACTTCATGGATGACCTGCTGGGTGCCGCCGGTGCGGTTAATGTGGACTTTCCGCTGAAGACCTCCTGCTGCGGTGGTGCGCATACGCTGTCGGATTCCGACACCTCGACCCAGCTGGTGCTGAACCTGCTGCAGTCGGCGGAAGATTCCGGTGCCGAGGTGATCGCCACCGAGTGCCCGACCTGCCATTCCGGTCTGGAGATGCACCAGGTCCGTGCCGAAACCGAGTTCGGCATCAAGACTGACGTGAAGGTCCTGTACTTCACGCAGCTGCTGGGTCTGGCAATGGGGCTGTCCCCGCGCAAGCTGGGTATCCACGAGAACGTGAGTGACTCCATCGGGCTTCTGAAGGAGAAGGGGGTCATCTGA
- a CDS encoding sulfurtransferase TusA family protein produces the protein MANFDQELDASGLNCPLPILRAKKALAAMESGQVLHIIATDPGAVKDFQAFAKQTGNELMEHKEEGGKFYFLVKKS, from the coding sequence ATGGCCAACTTTGACCAAGAACTCGACGCTTCCGGCCTGAACTGCCCGCTGCCGATCCTGCGCGCCAAGAAGGCCCTGGCGGCCATGGAATCCGGTCAGGTTCTGCACATCATCGCCACCGATCCGGGTGCCGTGAAGGACTTCCAGGCCTTCGCCAAGCAGACCGGCAACGAGCTGATGGAGCACAAGGAAGAAGGCGGCAAGTTCTACTTCCTCGTGAAGAAGTCCTAA